The following are encoded in a window of Conger conger chromosome 19, fConCon1.1, whole genome shotgun sequence genomic DNA:
- the LOC133118790 gene encoding twinfilin-1-like — translation MSHQTGIQASGKLKDVFAIARNGDYRLVKVVIVDEQLEVGEVQKIGDQHWDQDYDSCVLPVLDKDQPSYILFRLDSTNNLGYEWLFLAWSPDQSPVRQKMLYAGTRSTLKKEFGGGHIKDEIFGTTTDDVSLSGYRKYLTSQAAPLPLSAAEAELRQIKLDEVQTDIGVDTKQQTLQGVALPLHPDAVRALERFGCKELNYVQLEIDFENEIIKVSSTVATELADLPKRIPKESARYHFFLYKHNHEGDCLESNVFIYSMPGYCCSVRERMLYSSCKSSLIDMAEGKLKVEIEKKIEIDDSDELTADFLYDEVHPKQHAHKQKFAKPKGPTGKRGGRRMIRPPGEDEDED, via the exons ATGTCCCATCAAACGGGCATTCAAG CGTCGGGGAAACTGAAAGACGTCTTTGCAATTGCAAGGAACGGTGACTATCGACTGGTGAAAGTCGTCATTGTAGATG AGCAGTTGGAGGTGGGGGAGGTCCAGAAGATCGGGGACCAGCACTGGGACCAGGATTATGACTCCTGTGTCTTGCCTGTCCTGGATAAGGACCAGCCGTCCTACATCTTGTTCCGGCTGGACTCCACCAATAACCTGGGATACGAGTGGCTCTTCCTGGCCTGGTCACCTGACCAATCCCCT GTGCGGCAGAAGATGTTGTACGCTGGAACGAGGTCTACGTTGAAGAAGGAGTTTGGAGGGGGCCACATTAAGGATGAGATCTTCGGCACGACAACG GACGACGTCTCTCTGAGCGGATACAGGAAGTACCTGACCTCCCAGGCCGCCCCCCTCCCGCTGAGCGCTGCAGAGGCGGAGCTAAGGCAGATCAAGCTGGACGAG GTTCAGACGGACATCGGCGTGGACACCAAGCAGCAGACCCTTCAGGGCGTGGCCCTGCCGCTCCACCCGGACGCCGTGCGAGCTCTGGAGCGGTTCGGCTGCAAGGAGCTTAACTACGTTCAGCTT GAAATCGACTTTGAGAACGAGATCATAAAGGTGTCGAGCACTGTTGCCACGGAGTTAGCCGACTTGCCGAAGAGGATCCCAAAGGAGTCGGCCCGATACCATTTCTTCCTTTATAAGCACAACCACGAGGGCGACTGTCTAGAGTCCAACG TCTTCATCTACTCCATGCCTGGGTACTGTTGCAGCGTTCGGGAAAGGATGCTGTACTCCAGCTGCAAAAGCTCCCTGATCGACATGGCTGAAGGCAAGCTCAAGGtggaaatagaaaaaaag ATTGAAATCGATGACAGCGATGAGCTGACCGCTGACTTCCTGTACGACGAGGTTCACCCGAAACAGCACGCGCACAAGCAGAAGTTTGCCAAGCCGAAGGGGCCTACCGGTAAGAGGGGCGGCCGCAGGATGATCCGCCCTCCGGGAGAGGACGAGGACGAGGACTAG
- the irak4 gene encoding interleukin-1 receptor-associated kinase 4 — protein MSQEISSTTFVRSLQHGTLRQLSDFLDPQDSWKKVLAAIHKPTGEPRYTQLHLRRFERLVSMGKSPTIELLYDWGTTNCTVGELVDIFLRHELLAAASVLLPDKFQMDAGVQRHVPVQETVSPSSQATRLFDQKEQASDCPLPDSTTKPWEEEEPDDTGFYRFSYDRLAKITSNFDERPASEGGRRLGEGGFGVVYKGCFNGKQVAVKKLNCVDDISPQELKIQFNQEIQALKMLKHVNLVEMVGFSSDRDHPCLVYELMANGSLLDRLACLGGSPTLSWSRRCAITVGTARGLQYLHVNHHVHRDIKSGNILLDEALGPKISDFGLTRGSARRGSSTVLTEKIVGTTAYMAPEAMRGEISPKSDVFSFGVVLLEVLSGLPPVDDSREPQFLLEMKAEIEDEDMTLEDFVDKKMEDGEPLAVEKMFSLARLCLNDRKGRRPDIAQVLRQLEDVLTTSAEH, from the exons ATGAGTCAAGAAATATCATCAACGACATTTGTCCGGAGCCTCCAGCATGGCACACTGCGTCAACTGTCCGATTTTTTGGACCCACAAGACAGCTGGAAGAAGGTCTTGGCGGCTATTCATAAACCGACTGGGGAGCCGAGATACACACAACTTCATCTCAG GCGATTTGAAAGACTGGTCTCGATGGGAAAAAGTCCTACCATTGAACTGCTCTATGACTGGGGCACCACGAACTGCACAGTGGGGGAACTGGTGGATATCTTCCTCAGACACGAATTATTGGCGGCAGCGAGTGTTCTGCTTCCAG ACAAATTTCAAATGGATGCAGGTGTACAACGCCATGTTCCGGTACAGGAAACCGTTTCCCCGAGTAGCCAGGCAACGCGTCTGTTTGACCAGAAGGAACAGGCCAGTGACTGCCCACTTCCTGACAGCACCACGAAAccctgggaggaggaggagcctgaCGACACGG GATTCTACAGGTTTTCCTACGACAGGCTAGCGAAAATAACGAGCAACTTCGACGAGCGGCCGGCATCGGAAGGCGGGCGGCGTCTGGGCGAAGGAGGGTTTGGCGTGGTGTACAAGGGCTGCTTTAACGGGAAACAAGTGGCGGTTAAGAAACTCAACTGT GTGGATGACATTTCCCCCCAGGAGCTGAAAATTCAGTTTAACCAGGAGATTCAAGCACTGAAAAT GTTGAAACATGTGAACCTGGTAGAGATGGTGGGCTTTTCATCTGACAGGGATCATCCCTGCCTGGTGTATGAATTAATGGCTAACGGATCGCTGCTGGACCGGCTAGCCTGCCTG gGGGGGAGCCCTACCCTGTCCTGGAGCAGGAGATGTGCCATCACCGTGGGAACAGCAAGAGGTCTTCAATACCTGCATGTCAACCATCACGTTCACAGAGACATTAAGAG TGGGAACATCCTGCTGGACGAGGCGCTGGGGCCCAAGATCTCCGACTTCGGGCTGACGCGGGGCTCGGCCAGGCGGGGCTCCTCCACGGTGCTGACGGAGAAGATTGTGGGCACCACGGCCTACATGGCACCGGAGGCCATGAGGGGCGAGATCAGCCCCAAGTCCGACGTCTTCAGCTTCGGCGTG GTGCTGTTGGAAGTGCTGTCTGGACTTCCGCCGGTAGACGACAGCCGCGAACCACAGTTTTTG CTGGAAATGAAAGCAGAAATCGAGGATGAAGACATGACGCTGGAGGACTTTGTGGACAAGAAGATGGAGGACGGCGAGCCGTTGGCCGTGGAGAAGATGTTTTCATTGGCTCGGCTCTGCCTGAACGACAGGAAGGGGCGGCGGCCGGACATTGCCCAG GTACTGAGGCAGCTGGAGGATGTCCTCACAACATCAGCTGAACATTAA